From the Lolium rigidum isolate FL_2022 chromosome 2, APGP_CSIRO_Lrig_0.1, whole genome shotgun sequence genome, one window contains:
- the LOC124690022 gene encoding aspartic proteinase oryzasin-1-like, which translates to MCDYIPIPAGESFVDCGELKFMPDVAFSIGTKLFVLKPEQYIVKIVEGDDTRCMSGFSAMDAPPSSGPLWILGDIFMKAYHTVFDYGNTKIGFAETT; encoded by the exons ATGTGTGACTATATTCCTATCCCTGCGGGAGAATCATTCGTGGACTGTGGAGAACTTAAATTCATGCCTGACGTCGCCTTCTCCATTGGGACCAAACTGTTTGTGCTCAAACCCGAACAA TACATAGTGAAGATTGTTGAGGGTGATGATACCCGGTGCATGAGTGGATTCTCAGCTATGGACGCTCCTCCTTCCAGTGGCCCTCTCTG GATCTTGGGTGATATATTCATGAAAGCCTATCACACGGTCTTTGATTATGGAAATACGAAGATTGGGTTTGCCGAGACAACATAG